In the genome of Hippoglossus hippoglossus isolate fHipHip1 chromosome 9, fHipHip1.pri, whole genome shotgun sequence, the window TACGACTTCCCGTTGGAGAGTCCGATGACGGGGACCCCCTGCTGAGTCAGCAGGGACTGAGACACCGAGATGTCAACACCTGCAAACAAGAGCTTtttagagacaaacaacacGACTGGACTCTTCAGACTCAAgattattaataaatcaatcGTTTAACATCTAAAACATTGGTTTAATTAATTATGAAACACTGaaagaacacatttttaattaacaCTAAAATAAAACCCTGTTGTTTATGTTCTGATTTTCAAAGTGTTTCTCACCAGATAAAATGTTCCTCAGAGACTCGTTCTTCACCAGCGCCTTCTGTTTCTGAACGTCcctgcaaagacaaacaacagatGAATAAACTGAAACCGGTGGAAAAGAACAACCGTCTCCATCAATGAATCTGTGAATGTGAACATCCTGAATAAAGACAACATGCACGAGCACTGACCAGACGGAGAGCGCCGCTCCGGCCGTCAGAGCCATGACGAAGTGGGCCGCGCAGTGCAGAGCGGACACCGGTGTTCCCAGCTGGATGGCAGGAAGCAGCCGTCGACCGCAGGACGAGAACACAGACAACATCCTGTCCTCGCAGGCGACGGCAAGGACGTCactgagggagaagaggagcaggagaaaaatgattttgtgttgttgatgaacaggaaaaaaacagaatcgACTGAAGACTCATCATCTGTGTGTCGTGTGGGTGGAGCCTCCACCtgcttcctgcagcagtgaccACTGAGCTGGGCAGCAGCGTGTTCCAGTCTCGTCCGTCTCTGGAGCATCGCAGCTGACTGAGCTTCGAACCGGCCACCACCGACACCTCGTTCTCCACCTCCAGGAACACCGACGGCTCCATGCTcaccttcacacaaacacacactttccattaATGACTTCAGTTTCAGCCAGAACTACCTTTAAGGAACAAAAGGCTCCTTCACATCAGAAGTCTGCGTTTCCACGGCAGGAAGACGAGTCAAACCCGACGGGCTGAAATAAGTTCTTCACGTTGGACACAAATATTAAATCCACAGATAACGACACAGGCGACCAGACAGCGTTTTACCTGCAGACTGAaggatttctgtgtttttggcGTCGGGAGCCTGAGAACAGcgacaggagctggagcagccGTCACTCTGCTCGGCTCCCGCTCCGCTGGAGGAGTCAcctgacaggaagaggaagcacATCGCACTCCGTCATCAACCTCTGCAGCATCACAGAGCATCTCCCACCAAAAACCCACCTACACATTCTCACTTTAATGTTAACTCAAAGGAATGAATGGATCTTTCGTTATTTGATCATTCACTGAAGCCTCCAGCCACCGTCTCTACCTGAGCGAAGGGTTGGGCACTGGGAGCGGCTATTTTGTCTTTCCTGGGCcgtcccttcttcctcttctccaccaCCTCTGCTCCGTCCATCAGCAGCTCCGGCTTCCTCTTGCTGAACGACAGGTTTTTGTTGATGGTGGCCATCTTGTCCTCGCTGTCGCTGCTGGAATCTTCTTTGGCTTTTACTTCTTTCAGGACAGAGATACCGTCTTTGGGCCTgatggacaaacagaaaagtctCAGTTAGTTTTGTGAACGGATTCTTTGCTTCTCAAAGTTCTGCTCCATCACATTTATGAACTTTTTAAATCTACTTCACTTGAACTGAGACCTGTCTTGAGGCACGAGGCCAGAGATGGAGGTGATGACGGCCGTGATCCCCGGCGTGGCCTTTGACCTCTCGGTGAACCTGGAGTCCAAAGCTTTCATCGGCTCAATCTTGGTGGCGGAAGTGAGCAGCAGAGTGGATTTCACACTGAAAGGAACAAGAGGTTGATGAAAAATCAAGAGCGATATTCATGTGTGATTCATAttcaacagaaaagaaaatggaagtgCTCTGCGTACCCGTCTTTGATGTCGTCCAGGCCCTTGAGGCCGCCGGCTGCAGGCGAGGTGAGCATGGGGTCAATGCCGGGCCTCAGCCCCAGAGAGGAGGCCTGTCCTGGGCTGGAGTCAGAGCTGAGCTGAGGGGTGAGATGATTGGACATGGAGGAGCCCGAGGGCAGGATGGGGACGCTGTTGAACAGAGCCGGTGAGAAGtccctgcagagacagaaggaCAGTGATCATCTGCTCCATCATGAAGCTGATCCGTTCTGACCACGACGTTGAAACTCACCCCGTGTCCAGCTGAGCGATGCACAGCGGCGTGATCCGTCTTCTGCCGTCTGCGGTTCTCGTCTCCACTTGTTTCTTCAGAAGGTTCTGCAGGAAAAATGACACATCCGAGAAATTCAAGATCCAaaaatatcatgaaaaagtgtttgttataaaaaaataataattataaaaccATGAATATTTGAACACGTGCCAAGTTCTGCTCTTGTTGGTTCTACTTCTAGTCTCTGTATCTACTGCTCTAATATCTAAAGGCTCGTTCACACCTCGTTGAACCTATACATCATTTCAGTGTGTGAACCTGTAAACTTAATATGTTAATGGAAAGAAATGAATTAATATACAATGAATTCATTATGATTCATTATCAAATGCCTCAGACGTCTGACTTTGACCCTTTGAAGAGGATTTATTTCAGTTCCCACCTTCCTGATGTCCTCCAGAGACTCTCCGTTCATCACGCTGTTGAGCTTGGGGGCGGAGGACTCGGGCCCGGCGCTGCCCGGCCCCGCGGTGGCCTGGGCCGAGTTCTGTCGCTCCTGCTGGTACTTGAGCATCTCAGGGTTCTcgatgatggtggtggagagcTGAGCCTCGGTGCTGGTTATAGCCAGACTCTTCCCGTAGATGTTCTGGTGAATGCTGTTCTGTACGTCAGAGGAAGAAGGTGGAGAACTTTGATTTGGGTTCTTTTGGTGCTTGATAGAACACACAGTAGTTTTTCCTTTGCTCACAAAGTAAATGTCATGTTTCAGTTTTCTATGGAAGCTTCTGCAATTGATTTTGTGTTCAgagatttaataatttaatgtgtctgtgttctgaTGCGAGTTCATGATGTGAGTGTTaccttctcctcctcgctcAGCGGGTCTCCCAGTTCATCCAGTGAGAAGTCCAGGTAGGCCACAGTGCCGTCCATGGAACACACCAACATCCCCAGACCCGTCAgagtcctgacacacacacacacacacacacacacacacacacacacacacacacacacacacacacacacacacacacacacacacacacacacacacacacacacacacacacacacacacacacacacacacacacacacacacacacacacacacacactttgggtCTTTCACTGATGACAGATTCAGGGAAACAGGCACAGACtcttgtgtatgtgtggcaGGAGTAACTCACCAGGAGATGTCCATAATCGATTTATCGAAGAGATCGTGaatgaccaccagggggcgcttCAGGGAGgtcagctggagagagagaggaaagatgtTAGGACACTCGGGATCCCGTCATGTTTTCTCCCTCGTTTGACGAAAGTGAGGTGAGGAACATTCTATTGAACACGGAGGTCGTCTCTAATGTCTAATTCACACTACACGCTTTTTAGCTAAATTTTCCACTCGCTAACAATTTTTGGAACTCAGATCGACTCAAGAGGCTCGAGAACACGTTGCCTCCCCCGACATATGGCGGACGACTACAGCCGGTCAGAGCGCAGGACGGCGTGCAGGCGGCACAAAGTCGAGACTGGACGTACTAGTCAAGGTTTCTTCTGGTGAAAGGTCGTGTAGTGTGTGACCTCCTGTCGCAGGTCGGTCGGGTATGAACTCACAACGACTGCAGACTCGTGATCATAGACAGGAAGTCGTGTAGTGTGAACTGATCAGTGATCAGACTGATCTGAAAGACGTGTCAATCAATTTGAATCAGGAAGTTTATTCCTTTTTTAtaagtttatgtttttactgAGATGGATCATCTCTGTGGAAGCTGTTTTTGTCTGAGCAGATTAAAATCATCACAGACACAAGTGAGGAATGAAATCTTTAAACATGAGGGACCTGCATCAGGCGTAAACTTTAAAAAACCAAACTGACCCAGACTGAGAGCGACCGGTCCTTGCTGCCGACGGCGCAGCAGCAGTACGGACAGCTGGGTTTTGGGGAGCTGCcgttcttctgtttcttcttaaAGATCTTTGGGTTGAATTtctgcagagaagaaacagaaacgtCAGAACGTGGACGAGGAAGAGAATCTTCAAATGAACGAAGACGAGGGTAAAACGTCCTCACCACCACGGTGACAGCTTTGCGGTGACCCACGAAGTCCATGTTGGTCTTCCAGCCGTCCCTTTCCACGATCTGGGCCGTGGGGCCGGAGTTGTTCATGGCGTGAGCCGACACCAGATACTGACCGTCCGGGGACCAGGACAGACGCAGGACGTGGGTCGTCCCGCcgcactgagacacacagagagagagagaagagagtgaaACTGTGTAACAGGACAGAAGATACAGAAATATCAACCTGAagaaatgagtgaaaacacAGGATGAAGCACTAACGTTTCCTctaagtacaaacatgtgtctCTGTACCTCGTTGAAGGGTTTGGTGATGTTGGCCTCCATCTGCCAGTCCATCGTCCTCCATACTTTGAGGCTGTGGTCGTCGGCCTGGGAGGCGATGTACTTCCCCACCGGGTCCCAGGTCAGGCCTTTCACCAGTCCAGTGTGTCCCCGCAGACATGTGACCATctctggagacacagagagacagggggacaTGGATGAAGAGACGCCAAGAAATAAATCCTGCTCCAACGACAAGCAGCACTGgattaaataacaaaaagtaCACGTTCATTTAAACAAAATACTTATAAACTATCATGGcagcttttaaataaattaatgatgaaatgaaatcaactCTTGATGGATCCACGCCTCCGTGTAACCAGTCGAGCATTTAGCTTTATCCGTGACGCTGCAGCTCTAATGTCGGAGCAGAGTCTCCTACCTGGGAATTTACGAGCGTTCCAGATGACGATGGTGTTGTCGACGCTGCAGGAGGCCAGCCACACGTCATGAGGAGACCAGGCCACGTCCAtcacatctacaacacaacacacacacacacagacacagacacacaatcagaTATCACCGTGTGAGTCTAGAGAAAAGTCAAAAGTTAAAATGTTACTAGTTAAGATATTAGTTTGTGTGAAAAGGGTCAGTGATGTGTTcacgtgtgtttgtatgtgtgttacagtgttCACCTGCACATCTGACTCGTTGTGTAATTTGTGGGAACatagtgtgtgtacatgctacATGATTTATTGTTGTCTTACCTCCGGTGTGATTCCTCAGGATGGTGACACACCTCCACTGCTCCACGTTGGCCAGTTTACTGCTCGACCCGAACACTGTGCTCGGACCGATGaatctgcagagacacacacaagcagacacacacacacacacacacacagtcaacacaaaCGAGCAGCTCTGACTCTTCAGGGAACAGAACAGGGACAAGAACTGATCCTTTGCACTCGAgtatatgggtgtgtgtgtgtgcgtgtgtgtgtgtgtgtgtgtgtgaagcctcaGCTGTTTTCTTAGTCATTGAGTGATACCTGAACTCGTATCATATTTTTCCTACATGCCACTCTTCTGTTTTATAATGTAAAgtcttttatttgcatttatgaCTTGAAGGCCACTGTTGTTATCATGAATTTGTATCCAGAATCATGCAAATGTCATGATATCAGTATCAACTACTACAGTTTTGGTATCATCTCTACTTGTTTTGTTGAAAAAGCCTCATGTGTATttgctgattgtgtgtttgtacgtaCGCAGCTCTCCTCCACACCATGACCAGCTTGTCGTCTCCTCCTGATGCCAGGTACAGTCCATTGTTGGACCAGCGCACACAGTTCACACacgctgcacagacacacactcgtgtTAACTTTGATAGTTTGACGTCAGAACACGACTCTTGCAACACAAGACATTTCTGAGCAGAAGAACCGTTGCAGTATTTTACTCAATAAACCAAAAGAAATCACTCGTGGATAAGAACCTGAAGACCTGTGGTGTATTAATcaacaaatattacatttctacGCTCAACAGGATGATCTGACTCGACATACAACAACAGATATTACAATGAGGCTGGTTACCTAGGTGATTGTCCATCTGGCAAAGCATTTTGGGAATACTTTCGTTCTTCTCGTCCTCCTCCCTGAGGACCGGCGCCATGTTCCAGATCATCACCTTTCCAGAATCTTCccctggaaacaaaaacaacacttagaaaaaacaacatacacaaaatacacaacccacacccacacacacacacacagctgacttTCTGTGTCATGACAGTGGTGAAGACAACTCCCTCCAAAACACTTATAAGGGTTCAGGAGATTCATCTGAAAACCTCACACATACGGAGATAAATAAATCTATAACCTGAAACTACAGGATTAAAACATGATGATATACATTCAGTgcaagttttaaaaagtgtacATATCTATATTTATCTAAATGTGGATCCTCAAGGACAAATGTCCATTTCAGAACAAACCAGTGAAGCAGGTCTCTTACCTTGTCCACCAGTTGCAAACTTTGTGCCATCAGGATGAATGTCCACTGAAAATATGGGTTTGCCTGAGAAACACAACGTGAAACGAGTGAACTTCAACGACACAAACAGGTTATTATAataagaggagaagaaaaagtagGTGTTCAGGgagaaaacattaaatttgACCCACTATTAGTTTCACTTGGCTTCAGGCGGTTTGTCTGGGGTTCGGACTGGGAACCATCTCGCTGTGAGACGACAGTGATAACCTCTGCACCACCATGCCGCCTTTTATTACTGCTACATGTGCAAATATGTATTTCTTATTAAGTCAAtcggttttgttgttgttgttgtgaaacaGTTTTAGATGAATCTCATGTATAAAAAGTTTGTATAGAAATAAactgtaatattaatattacaatgTAAACCTGCCTTCTGTTCTGTCAGTGTCAGTTatgatatattaatatttaaatgtagaaCAAATCACTCGTTGTTTTCTGACATGTTGTTAAAgacatttcacaaaaatatatatatatctgatgGTTGCAGGGTTCAGTTAAATTCATATATGTAAATAACTTCACTTATATTGTTGCGTCTCATGTAGTTAACACTGTAATGTTGcttttatcattatcattatcacatTATCTGTAAAATATGTCAGTTATATGAACATTTATCAATTTCCCTTTGTTATTTATCAACAAGAAGCATCTGTTGGTTTATCAAAAGGttctattgtatttttattatctgtaacCACTTCAATTGTGTGAATATTTGTCCTTATTGAGTtacttttgttgttattgtgaaatGTGAGTTGTTTTATaagaaacacagataaacatggTTATTGTCATCATTAGCAGTAGTGTCATCACGACTCTGTTAACCTGctagttgtgtgtttgtgtgtttatgtgtgtatatatatatatatatccagtTAGTTAAGGTCtgaaggtgaagaggtgaagactCTTCCGTGTTTAActcctcgtcttctcctccGACTCGCTCCAGCCTCCATCAGCTCGTTAGCTTCGCCCTGAACCTCAACTCCTCTCCGGCGGTGAACTCCACCGACTGACAGCTCCCACGACCCGAGCAGCCGCGGGTCCGCTCCACGtggacccccccacccctccccagAACCGGGACTAGAACCCAGGCGGGCTCGTTCGGGGCGTCGGGATGTAAGATGGAGTCAGGGCGAGGGGGCAACTTGGAGGCTGCGGCAGGTAAGTGGAGCTAGCAGGGGgaagctaacaggctaacgAGCTAGCTCCGGTTAGCAAACATTAAGATGGCAGAGAAGCTGCCGCGCTGCGAACAGCAggtgtgttttcacttgttGACTTTGACCCGGTTCGGAGGAGTTCACCCCCCGGGAGGAGCTCGTGTGGAGCTCCGCCGTCGAGCCCCGCGgatcccccccaccaccaccaccacctcccgACAACAAAAGCCCAAGTTGCTCCGGCGGGTCCCGCGGGCTCTCACCGTTGTGGCTCACCCAGCTCGgcttcagcagcttcatgttCAGCGACACTTTCTTTACCCTCCTCCGGCCTGGGGTCCAGCAAGAGCCCGTCCAGCGGGCGGCACCGGGCGGGGACGCGGCTCGAAGCTCCGGCTCTTTGTCTCAAACTCTGTGCGACACTTGTCCGCGCGTGTGCCCGAGCTCCATCACCTCcgcggcggcagcggcagcagcatcaTCCCCGAGACTGCGAGCCCGAGCAGCGGCGGCGCACCGGAGGCGAGCCCGGACCAAGAGCGAGGTGACACCGGGGGCAGCTCGGGAAGCGTTTCCGCTGCTTTTGACCGCGCACCGGAAACGTGTGTCGGGCAGCTGTCACAATAAATCCACCGGGTGCTGACTTTTAAGGATtagatgtgaaaataaaactcaaagatattttcatttctcaCGTGTTTTTCATCTACTTCAATGGAATCAAGTGAATCCGagataaacaatataaaagtaACTTTACCACGAGATTTACGAGAcaggctttttattttgaaaagaatcaTAACCTGTAATGCGGAAACTCGGAATTTAAACTGCACAGAAAAGtgtccagtgttttcttttgtttgatttaatctGAGAATCGAACAATCCAGAAAAACACGTAGAATCTGAAACGTTCTAATGAGAATATGAAAAACATAATGtgcataaaacacaaaactgaagcACGACACAGGATCGATTCATTCAGTCCGACCTGCTCCACGTCATAACTGATAGAAAATCagatatattaaataaataaaaccgtctaaataaaaactgattggGTGCAGACTTTcaaagatgaatgaaaacacagatacCTCCTCCTTAAAATCCTAAAATCGAGATTAACATCAGGCTGTGGCACAAACTGTAATTGATAattgataaaataattaatacCAAGcgtaattaaataaatgatgaggaaTAAACCTGGTGCAGATTTTCTCTGTTGTCAAAAATCATAAGAATAATTAATTTTTTAGTTTAGATAATGACAAGGATTAAAGAATAAAGACTTGGAGCCACAACACCTGAAGTCATTGACTCACATTGTAAACATATGGATTTAAGATCATTATTCCAgagtttaacatgtgttttaatgttgatGAAAGATTTTCTGCTTCGTCCATCACGTGTTGACATTTGACAAGTAGAGGCtgtaatttaaaatacaattaaagCTGAAAATCTGTGAATCAACATGTCCCACACGCCACAGGGATTTTATTCACAGACTCAGTTCACGGTAAGATTcagtttcacacacatttaaaaagtcacagaagagacacggacacacaaagAGCTTCATTCGATCCTGTTCAGCCTCAACATCGAGTGAACTTGTATTTATTGTCTCTGTTTCATAGCTTCACTGAactcaaaacaaacatcacaatcACTATTATAtaaattgtaaaacaaaaagttggATGATCCATTTTCTACAACATCAGATCATAAAAGTGTTTCTTTACGAGATTATCCCAAGAGAACATATTTAGAATACACATCCACGTTATCTCTACAATTTATAATTCTACTGATGATAGTGTTTGTCACAATCTGCATCACATAATCAggagatttttaaaaaggaattaaaagtggaaaaaaagctatttttgAATTTTAAGatcaaacatattttcataGTAAAAATCAGTTTAGGAATAATTATTCTCAGACTGATATTATAAAAGGAGCAGAGAATAAGTTACAAAGAAAATCCATGAACATTTTAGTTTCTTTCCCCACAATAAAAACTCTGGAATCCATTAAACTGTAATGCCATCACTTAGTCTCCTTTgtctttggaaaatgtttttacaaaaaccattaaaagttaaatgttttaccTTTAGCAACAAAGAACAGAGACTTAACCCCATTACACGGTTCCTGTGATTATGAATTCCAGCTTTAAAACAACGTATTTAGTGCATATATTAAAACTGTCAGACTGTCCCACACACCAGAGGAGAATTTAAACCCGCATGTGTCAGGTAGGAGGTGaggcctgcagggggcagtgtCGAGTTGTGTTGTCGGAGGTAGTGGGGGGGTTTCGGCAGCATCTTCATCCCCGAGGTCACAGTTTCCCTCCTGAGGCCTTTTGTCTGCTCGCTCTCACACAAGCGTTTTagtccatttttaaaaaacacttttcagatcATTTAGCTGTTTGTGAAGGATTCAAACTGTGTTTCGATGTTCACAGAGGATTTACCTCCAGCTGCCGGTTCGGCTCACCGGTCTGAGGCTCCCCTGAACGTGGCTTCGATCTGCTCCAGCGTCTTGCCCTTGGTCTCGGGGACGAAGACCATGGTGAAGATGACGTTGAGGATGCACATGGAGGCGAACAACCAGAAGGTTCCAGCGCTGGTGAGAAGACTCTGGAGGTCAAAGTTACATCGACATGGACGGATCAGAGTGATGCTCACAGAGGGAGAACGTAACACAAATCCCCACCATCACCATACTCCCTGTGGTGCTGAGACTCACCATCATATCCTGGAAGGTTTTGGTGACGACGAACGCCATGCTCCAGTTGGTCAGGACGCAGATGGCGCTGGCAACCCCCCGCACTTTGACGGGGAAAATCTCCGACATGATGAGCCACGGGATCGGACCCCAGCCCAGAGCGAAACCTGAGAACACAAACAGTGATTCACGtggtacgacacacacacacacacacacacacacacacacacacacagacacacacaaaaaccacgTGTTCATCAGCTGATCGACTCTCCAGTTTTAAAAATGGCCGCCTCTGCTCCGGCCGACTGGTTCATGGTCACAGACACGACATGAGCTTTATTTCATCTCTTTCATTCCTGAGATAAAACATGTCACCAGACTCAAGACAGAAaaggatgaaggagagaggaggaggaggaggaggagagggatgaagagaacACAAGAAATGTTAATGATGCTGATGCGTCACAGCTGCGTGTGAGCGGCGATCTCACCTGCGATGAAGATGGCCATGCTGGCGAGGGCCAGCCAGGTCAGGTCAGCGTGGGGCTCCGCTCCGAGGAGGCTCAGCGGGGCGGGGTCATCGTGAATCGACATCAGGTAGAAGTAAACTCCGAACGCGGTGGTGCTGATCACCATGGCAACGCCTTGATTATCGTGGgaggacaaacaaaaacaatctgtgATCACTGTATTAAAATGAGATAAAATTAGTAAAGAAAATGATTGTGCTTTAAAATACCTGAAATAATGAGAAGGACTTTCCTTCCAGCCTTGTCCATGATCAGCGCCGCCACCGCAGTGACGACGACCTGAATCAGACCCACGATCACCGACGCCAGGTCGCTGTCCTGCAAAACAACATATTCACATCTTCCAGATGTTTCGCCACAACAATGTGAACAGAGtcatttgt includes:
- the LOC117768444 gene encoding protein HIRA isoform X2: MKLLKPSWVSHNGKPIFSVDIHPDGTKFATGGQGEDSGKVMIWNMAPVLREEDEKNESIPKMLCQMDNHLACVNCVRWSNNGLYLASGGDDKLVMVWRRAAFIGPSTVFGSSSKLANVEQWRCVTILRNHTGDVMDVAWSPHDVWLASCSVDNTIVIWNARKFPEMVTCLRGHTGLVKGLTWDPVGKYIASQADDHSLKVWRTMDWQMEANITKPFNECGGTTHVLRLSWSPDGQYLVSAHAMNNSGPTAQIVERDGWKTNMDFVGHRKAVTVVKFNPKIFKKKQKNGSSPKPSCPYCCCAVGSKDRSLSVWLTSLKRPLVVIHDLFDKSIMDISWTLTGLGMLVCSMDGTVAYLDFSLDELGDPLSEEEKNSIHQNIYGKSLAITSTEAQLSTTIIENPEMLKYQQERQNSAQATAGPGSAGPESSAPKLNSVMNGESLEDIRKNLLKKQVETRTADGRRRITPLCIAQLDTGDFSPALFNSVPILPSGSSMSNHLTPQLSSDSSPGQASSLGLRPGIDPMLTSPAAGGLKGLDDIKDGVKSTLLLTSATKIEPMKALDSRFTERSKATPGITAVITSISGLVPQDRPKDGISVLKEVKAKEDSSSDSEDKMATINKNLSFSKRKPELLMDGAEVVEKRKKGRPRKDKIAAPSAQPFAQVTPPAEREPSRVTAAPAPVAVLRLPTPKTQKSFSLQVSMEPSVFLEVENEVSVVAGSKLSQLRCSRDGRDWNTLLPSSVVTAAGSSDVLAVACEDRMLSVFSSCGRRLLPAIQLGTPVSALHCAAHFVMALTAGAALSVWDVQKQKALVKNESLRNILSGVDISVSQSLLTQQGVPVIGLSNGKSYCFSSSLETWTLIADKGDSLVQCADFRSCLPSHDAPVTSGPLAVMQGRNLNAGRLASRLSSTPHHLQQSMTLAFLENQLAAALTLQSAQEYRYWLLIYARFLVNEGSEFRLRELCKELLGPVHKSAATSWEPTTLGLRKRELLREVLPVIGENLRFQRLFTEYQDQLELLRNK
- the LOC117768444 gene encoding protein HIRA isoform X1, with protein sequence MKLLKPSWVSHNGKPIFSVDIHPDGTKFATGGQGEDSGKVMIWNMAPVLREEDEKNESIPKMLCQMDNHLACVNCVRWSNNGLYLASGGDDKLVMVWRRAAFIGPSTVFGSSSKLANVEQWRCVTILRNHTGDVMDVAWSPHDVWLASCSVDNTIVIWNARKFPEMVTCLRGHTGLVKGLTWDPVGKYIASQADDHSLKVWRTMDWQMEANITKPFNECGGTTHVLRLSWSPDGQYLVSAHAMNNSGPTAQIVERDGWKTNMDFVGHRKAVTVVKFNPKIFKKKQKNGSSPKPSCPYCCCAVGSKDRSLSVWLTSLKRPLVVIHDLFDKSIMDISWTLTGLGMLVCSMDGTVAYLDFSLDELGDPLSEEEKNSIHQNIYGKSLAITSTEAQLSTTIIENPEMLKYQQERQNSAQATAGPGSAGPESSAPKLNSVMNGESLEDIRKNLLKKQVETRTADGRRRITPLCIAQLDTGDFSPALFNSVPILPSGSSMSNHLTPQLSSDSSPGQASSLGLRPGIDPMLTSPAAGGLKGLDDIKDGVKSTLLLTSATKIEPMKALDSRFTERSKATPGITAVITSISGLVPQDRSQFKPKDGISVLKEVKAKEDSSSDSEDKMATINKNLSFSKRKPELLMDGAEVVEKRKKGRPRKDKIAAPSAQPFAQVTPPAEREPSRVTAAPAPVAVLRLPTPKTQKSFSLQVSMEPSVFLEVENEVSVVAGSKLSQLRCSRDGRDWNTLLPSSVVTAAGSSDVLAVACEDRMLSVFSSCGRRLLPAIQLGTPVSALHCAAHFVMALTAGAALSVWDVQKQKALVKNESLRNILSGVDISVSQSLLTQQGVPVIGLSNGKSYCFSSSLETWTLIADKGDSLVQCADFRSCLPSHDAPVTSGPLAVMQGRNLNAGRLASRLSSTPHHLQQSMTLAFLENQLAAALTLQSAQEYRYWLLIYARFLVNEGSEFRLRELCKELLGPVHKSAATSWEPTTLGLRKRELLREVLPVIGENLRFQRLFTEYQDQLELLRNK